Proteins encoded in a region of the Phacochoerus africanus isolate WHEZ1 chromosome 8, ROS_Pafr_v1, whole genome shotgun sequence genome:
- the LOC125132707 gene encoding vomeronasal type-1 receptor 4-like encodes MASVDVTTDVIILIQTVVGLLGNFSHFCHYIILYFTRYRSRSTDVILQHLTLANFLALLSKGVPQTMAAFGCKLSPSDFGCKMIFFLHRVGRGVSMGSICLLSVFQVITISPQNSRWAELKAKAPEYIVPSMCLCWMLQMLVNVVFPVNITGKYSDKNITNRRDFGYCSALRYDETRSILLALLLLLPDVSCLGLMLWASGSMVFLLYRHKQQVQHIRRNIISPRSSPESRATRTILLLVSSFVSFYTLACTFQLVLALFGNPSWFLVKITIVMAAWFPTVSPFLLMSRDLTVHRIYVAWIRNAQSPTVRRNL; translated from the coding sequence ATGGCCAGCGTGGATGTGACCACAGATGTGATCATCCTGATACAGACCGTGGTTGGACTCCTGGGGAATTTCTCCCATTTTTGCCATTATATCATCCTTTACTTCACTAGGTACAGGTCACGGTCCACAGATGTGATTCTTCAGCACCTGACTCTGGCCAACTTCTTGGCCCTTCTCTCTAAAGGAGTCCCCCAGACCATGGCAGCCTTTGGGTGCAAACTTTCCCCCAGTGATTTTGGAtgcaaaatgattttctttcttcaccGAGTGGGGAGGGGAGTGTCCATGGGGAGCATCTGCCTCTTGAGTGTCTTTCAGGTGATCACGATCAGCCCCCAGAACTCCAGGTGGGCAGAGCTTAAAGCAAAAGCTCCCGAGTACATTGTTCCCTCGATGTGCCTGTGCTGGATGCTCCAAATGCTGGTCAATGTCGTTTTCCCTGTGAATATAACTGGCAAATACAgtgacaaaaatatcacaaacagAAGAGATTTTGGATACTGTTCTGCTCTTCGTTATGACGAAACCAGAAGCATATTACTTGCATTGCTGCTGTTACTCCCTGATGTTTCATGCTTGGGGCTCATGCTCTGGGCCAGCGGCTCCATGGTTTTCCTCCTGTACAGACACAAGCAGCAGGTCCAGCACATTCGCAGAAACATCATCTCCCCCAGGTCCTCGCCTGAGTCCAGAGCTACCCGAACCATCCTTCTCCTGGTGAGCAGCTTTGTCTCCTTTTATACCCTTGCCTGCACCTTTCAACTTGTTTTGGCTCTTTTTGGTAATCCCAGCTGGTTCCTTGTGAAAATCACTATAGTCATGGCTGCGTGGTTCCCAACTGTCAGCCCCTTTCTTCTCATGAGCCGTGACTTGACTGTGCACAGGATCTACGTTGCCTGGATAAGAAATGCACAGTCCCCCACTGTTAGGAGAAACCTATAA
- the LOC125133253 gene encoding vomeronasal type-1 receptor 4-like: MFMCVFGSSIGDHMASIPDVETQGRCSEKVTLAQSEKQSLEGRKSNESMLKSTELKLKHPATFDAWSFSETMSPKQQQLSLEALRRFIHANLFFILTEETGCVHGHHLPYFLGVFENTVNDRLFSLDVTIALLSLSQTTAGILGNVSLLYRYLFLCHTQSRSRTTDLILQHLTLANSLVILSKGVPHTVAALGLKYFLSGFACELLFYVHRVGRGVSTGPTCLLSVFQTIVISPTHSCWKGLKVKAPKIVHFCIVLFWIQNMFLNSINPIYVLHVSSTWSKKNITKFRDWGFCFTTDREQITGLIHTVLIVVPEVSFSVIITWASGSMVFILYRHSERVQHIHGNQVSPRSSAESTATQRILVLMSTFLSSYALSSISHVCIALFLRLDWWVMNISALISLCFPTISPYLFMSHRNMVLALKTITLRPGFWQQKGVR, translated from the exons atgttcatgtgtgtgtttgGAAGCAGCATTGGCGACCACATGGCTTCCATCCCTGACGTGGAAACACAGGGCAGATGCAGTGAGAAGGTCACCTTAGCCCAG TCTGAGAAGCAGAgtctggaaggaaggaagtctAA tgAGAGCATGCTGAAGTCCACAGAGCTAAAACTCAAGCACCCGGCTACATTTGATGCTTGGTCATTTTCTGAGACAATGTCCCCCAAACAACAGCAGCTTTCACTTGAAGCACTTCGGCGATTCATCCACGcaaatttgttttttatcctCACAGAAGAGACGGGCTGTGTCCATGGGCACCACCTGCCCT atttctTGGGAGTATTT gaaaacacgGTGAATGACAGACTATTCTCCCTAGATGTGACAATAGCACTTCTCTCTTTATCCCAGACGACAGCTGGAATTCTGGGCAATGTCTCCCTCCTTTACCGTTACCTCTTTCTCTGCCACACTCAGAGCAGGTCGAGGACCACAGACTTGATTCTCCAGCACCTGACTCTCGCCAACTCCTTGGTCATTCTCTCTAAAGGAGTCCCTCACACAGTGGCTGCTTTGGGGCTGAAGTATTTTCTCAGTGGTTTTGCATGTGAACTTCTTTTCTATGTCCACAGAGTGGGCAGGGGTGTGTCCACTGGCCCCACGTGCCTGTTGAGTGTGTTCCAGACCATCGTGATCAGCCCCACGCACTCCTGCTGGAAGGGTCTTAAAGTCAAAGCCCCCAAAATTGTTCACTTCTGCATTGTCCTCTTCTGGatccaaaatatgtttttaaattcaattaatcCTATCTATGTGTTGCATGTGTCTAGCACATGGAGcaagaaaaatatcacaaagtTTAGAGATTGGGGGTTCTGTTTTACTACAGATCGTGAACAAATCACAGGCCTGATACATACAGTATTGATAGTTGTCCCTGAggtttcattttctgtgattaTTACCTGGGCCAGTGGCTCCATGGTTTTCATCCTGTACAGACACAGCGAACGGGTCCAACACATCCATGGGAATCAGGTTTCCCCCAGGTCCTCTGCTGAATCCACAGCCACCCAGAGAATCCTGGTCCTGATGAGCACGTTTCTCTCTTCCTATGCCCTTTCCTCCATCTCTCACGTTTGTATTGCTCTTTTTCTCCGTCTTGATTGGTGGGTAATGAACATTTCTGCCCTAATTTCTCTGTGCTTTCCAACCATCAGCCCCTATCTCTTCATGAGTCACAGGAACATG GTACTGGCTCTAAAGACCATCACGCTGCGCCCAGGGTTCTGGCAGCAGAAAGGAGTCAGGTAA